A region of Streptomyces paludis DNA encodes the following proteins:
- a CDS encoding AraC family transcriptional regulator, whose amino-acid sequence MDVFDELLRGVRGKGAVFGRSVLWPPWSLPFTDGAYLTLLVPLRGAGWIVPENGEARYVALGETAVVRGPAPFCFTDTDTDTADSAGRDRELGGSTVLLAAAYDVREQVPQRLLRALPPVLVVSDEQDCSPMWDYLETQIGTGRPGDQTVLDRLLDWLLVCTLRDWFDRPEAEPPGWYSALGDEVAGPALRAIHEDPAHPWTTARLASRAGVSRTTLAKRFTELVGSGPVAYLAEWRMTLAADLLTRPELTVAAVARRVGYADAFGFSTAFKRLRGESPSAYRQEAATAQREAATGRQGAATAPVPDGAVSGRGVASFTSTGSGSTSVKYGR is encoded by the coding sequence ATGGACGTGTTCGACGAGCTGTTGCGGGGCGTACGGGGCAAGGGCGCGGTGTTCGGCCGTTCGGTGCTGTGGCCGCCGTGGTCGCTGCCGTTCACGGACGGCGCGTATCTGACTCTGCTCGTACCGCTGCGTGGCGCCGGATGGATCGTGCCGGAGAACGGAGAGGCGCGGTACGTGGCACTCGGCGAGACGGCGGTCGTCCGGGGGCCCGCGCCGTTCTGCTTCACCGACACCGACACCGACACTGCGGACTCTGCAGGCCGGGATCGCGAACTCGGTGGTTCTACTGTGCTGTTGGCTGCCGCTTACGACGTACGGGAGCAGGTTCCGCAGCGGCTCCTCCGCGCCCTGCCGCCGGTCCTGGTGGTCTCCGACGAGCAGGACTGTTCGCCGATGTGGGACTACCTGGAGACGCAGATCGGCACCGGCCGGCCGGGGGACCAGACCGTACTCGACCGGCTGCTGGACTGGCTGCTGGTGTGCACACTGCGGGACTGGTTCGACCGCCCGGAGGCCGAACCGCCGGGGTGGTACAGCGCGCTCGGCGACGAGGTGGCGGGGCCCGCCCTGCGCGCGATCCACGAGGATCCGGCGCACCCGTGGACGACGGCGCGGCTCGCGAGCCGGGCGGGGGTGTCGAGGACGACCTTGGCGAAGCGGTTCACGGAACTGGTCGGCAGCGGGCCGGTGGCGTATCTCGCCGAGTGGCGGATGACGCTCGCCGCCGATCTACTGACCCGCCCGGAACTGACCGTGGCGGCGGTGGCCCGGCGGGTCGGCTACGCGGACGCGTTCGGCTTCAGTACGGCGTTCAAGCGACTCCGGGGCGAGAGCCCGAGCGCTTACCGGCAGGAGGCGGCCACCGCTCAGCGGGAGGCGGCCACCGGCCGGCAGGGGGCCGCCACCGCCCCCGTACCTGACGGCGCCGTGTCGGGCCGGGGCGTGGCTTCGTTCACTTCTACGGGTTCTGGCTCAACTTCCGTGAAATACGGACGTTGA
- a CDS encoding DUF6243 family protein, which produces MTVSKNINNPVGMGGGQRKRLSRAERQNNGPHRNLDRKGAADQKAELVRKMREKAGAAEGVGEGAAQAGGGVQG; this is translated from the coding sequence ATGACCGTGAGCAAGAACATCAACAACCCCGTGGGCATGGGGGGCGGCCAGCGTAAGAGGCTGTCTCGTGCCGAGCGGCAGAACAATGGTCCGCACCGGAACCTGGACCGTAAGGGGGCCGCCGACCAGAAGGCTGAGCTGGTGCGCAAGATGCGCGAGAAGGCTGGCGCGGCCGAAGGAGTCGGCGAGGGCGCTGCGCAGGCGGGCGGTGGCGTGCAGGGCTGA